A window from Planctomicrobium piriforme encodes these proteins:
- a CDS encoding P-loop NTPase fold protein produces MAGKRATNRPSLSAEHWVHWCMNLLCAVGAGIFLIPYFRSNPESVHTFATELPDWQRQLFVFLVCAILAYTLCKLFSPRLSHLRYFFSHPPIWSAWLLGVVGLCGLDLGVGLSKNTYTASWEEWLGFGLGPVLVVFLVRSISAIGESFGKPVLKGKQTRNGTGTLDWTTLEPWLQSEAPASHDFLGNYRIAERLSGLLSDGTRSIGIVAPFGAGKSSVVKWIEELVEESNEFLLSEHSCWGFETSSASIHSMLVDAIGKVEERIDTFQVSSLPESYRQTFSAGGEWLDNISKMLFGQRDPIDQFRRLSALLDDMGVRLVYVVEDLDRNDSRSFDIQEVLAFLQQLKEFPNLSFILVGGLSASARIDYAKLCDHIEYVRTLSVHQSGLLVAALRERCISQEAFPHVHLIDADDNQWRPNRWLLLSDRDEIYPPEAIARLLNTPRALRHTLGLTYRTWRNLFGEIDFDHLLAINVLRYAAPEAFSFVLRHWHRIHDQPPDYMHRHGQLNVIRASLRREWEHVCGGADWDPRAARAIIDLILPSTPTWLDETDYGGQPRPQGVEQERYWQRALNENIAPDEVRDQIVIRDIQQWIDSPVPDAPLVTGICSKSRFSNVWEDLAYRYFSDDRERILLLCTQVLDRIRLQHGPAASSDCQGFIAIWRYANRHAGHVESNARWLEDRITEAASVSLELVNSLWHYWGAGNYTILRPEDRDRVRRHIIDVLQHTLTTAEALGEVTHPSFRYIFYQLVFDPGQHIPVLAGPAIWSWMGPVLLAGLRRGQVTTAIGVCSLVASRDGSSRREPTTADHELIRSFFGNDASQAIDAIEMLLPQVDENDRTFVTHVVQSARARLAEDHIGRIDL; encoded by the coding sequence ATGGCCGGGAAACGAGCAACTAATCGACCAAGTTTGAGCGCCGAGCACTGGGTTCACTGGTGCATGAACCTACTTTGTGCTGTTGGTGCCGGAATCTTCCTCATTCCCTACTTTCGCTCGAATCCGGAAAGTGTTCACACGTTTGCAACGGAACTTCCAGATTGGCAGAGACAACTGTTCGTTTTTCTAGTGTGTGCCATTCTCGCCTATACTTTGTGCAAACTCTTCTCACCCCGGCTCTCGCATCTTCGATATTTCTTCTCGCACCCGCCCATATGGTCCGCATGGCTGCTGGGCGTGGTTGGCTTGTGCGGTCTCGATCTTGGTGTCGGACTGTCTAAGAACACCTATACTGCGTCATGGGAAGAGTGGCTCGGGTTCGGATTAGGTCCTGTACTCGTGGTATTTCTCGTTCGCTCGATAAGCGCCATAGGTGAATCGTTTGGCAAACCCGTCCTTAAGGGGAAGCAAACGAGAAATGGTACGGGTACTCTAGATTGGACAACTCTCGAACCGTGGCTTCAATCAGAGGCACCCGCTTCACACGACTTCCTAGGGAATTACCGGATCGCGGAGCGGCTCAGCGGGCTACTCTCCGACGGGACTCGCTCTATCGGAATTGTCGCCCCATTTGGTGCGGGCAAATCGAGCGTCGTAAAATGGATAGAAGAACTTGTTGAAGAGAGCAATGAGTTCCTTTTGAGCGAACATAGCTGCTGGGGCTTCGAAACATCTTCTGCTTCAATTCACTCAATGCTTGTTGATGCCATCGGGAAGGTCGAAGAGCGAATCGACACGTTTCAGGTCAGTTCGCTACCTGAGTCGTACCGACAAACGTTTTCGGCAGGCGGGGAATGGCTGGACAACATCTCGAAGATGTTGTTCGGGCAACGTGACCCAATTGACCAGTTTCGCCGCCTCTCTGCCCTCTTGGATGACATGGGAGTGCGTTTGGTCTATGTCGTCGAAGACTTGGATCGGAACGACAGCAGATCTTTCGACATTCAAGAGGTTCTTGCATTCCTTCAACAACTAAAAGAATTCCCTAATCTGTCCTTCATTCTCGTCGGAGGACTGAGTGCATCGGCGAGAATCGACTATGCCAAACTGTGCGACCACATCGAGTACGTGCGAACGCTCTCGGTTCATCAATCCGGTTTGCTAGTTGCGGCTCTGCGTGAGCGATGCATCAGCCAAGAGGCATTCCCACACGTCCACTTGATCGACGCAGACGACAACCAATGGCGACCAAATCGCTGGTTGCTCTTGTCAGACCGAGACGAGATTTACCCACCGGAAGCCATTGCTCGGCTCTTAAATACGCCCAGGGCGCTGCGACATACGTTGGGTCTGACTTACCGGACTTGGCGAAATCTCTTCGGTGAGATTGACTTCGATCATCTGCTGGCGATCAACGTCCTGCGATACGCTGCCCCGGAAGCATTCTCGTTCGTGTTGCGCCACTGGCACCGCATTCATGACCAACCCCCGGACTACATGCATCGGCACGGCCAGTTGAACGTAATTAGGGCGTCTCTACGGCGAGAGTGGGAACATGTGTGTGGGGGTGCTGATTGGGATCCGAGGGCCGCACGGGCGATAATCGATCTCATTCTGCCATCGACACCAACATGGCTTGATGAGACAGATTATGGAGGTCAGCCTCGGCCACAGGGCGTTGAACAAGAACGATACTGGCAACGTGCATTAAACGAGAATATCGCACCCGACGAAGTGCGAGACCAGATAGTTATTCGTGATATCCAGCAATGGATCGATAGTCCTGTTCCTGATGCGCCCCTCGTCACAGGCATTTGTTCCAAATCTCGTTTCAGCAACGTGTGGGAAGACTTAGCCTATCGCTACTTTTCGGATGATCGAGAAAGAATCCTATTACTTTGCACGCAAGTGCTGGATCGCATTCGTCTGCAACACGGGCCGGCAGCTTCTAGCGACTGCCAAGGATTCATCGCGATCTGGCGATACGCCAACCGCCACGCGGGGCATGTGGAATCCAACGCCCGATGGCTTGAGGATCGAATCACAGAAGCAGCGAGCGTCAGCCTTGAGCTTGTTAACTCGCTATGGCACTACTGGGGTGCAGGGAATTATACGATCTTGCGGCCTGAAGATCGTGACCGTGTGCGGCGTCATATCATCGACGTTCTGCAGCACACACTTACTACGGCTGAAGCACTTGGGGAAGTCACGCATCCGTCGTTTCGCTACATTTTCTACCAATTGGTTTTCGATCCAGGTCAGCATATACCGGTACTGGCTGGCCCCGCAATTTGGTCGTGGATGGGGCCAGTTCTCCTCGCAGGTCTTCGGAGAGGGCAAGTAACGACTGCCATTGGCGTTTGCAGCTTGGTTGCTTCAAGGGACGGAAGCAGTCGTCGAGAGCCAACAACAGCCGACCATGAATTGATTCGGTCTTTCTTCGGTAATGACGCTTCGCAAGCCATTGATGCGATTGAAATGCTACTGCCGCAGGTAGATGAAAATGATCGAACATTCGTAACCCACGTCGTGCAGTCGGCTCGAGCTAGATTGGCCGAAGATCACATTGGGCGGATTGATTTGTAG
- a CDS encoding homing endonuclease associated repeat-containing protein produces the protein MTSKSQLTHRLVEYVEVFGYDISLEFFQQLTGCTQAEIAQHWGSWDELRQSAELASQSGTASRPSPHLTREEILELLRQAVAAHGSNISLQQFRSTTGLSERIIVSRFGRWSELRTAAGLKPYAKVTARYSDRTLLADLHRIAKKLGRLPKRVEYESQGGKFSGFTFHKRFGPWPSVLTAYKKRYQRPTPTR, from the coding sequence GTGACTTCAAAATCCCAATTGACGCACCGGCTCGTCGAATACGTCGAAGTCTTCGGGTACGACATCTCCCTCGAATTCTTTCAGCAACTCACAGGCTGCACGCAGGCAGAAATCGCACAGCACTGGGGCAGTTGGGATGAACTGCGACAATCGGCTGAGCTCGCCTCCCAGTCAGGCACCGCGTCCCGGCCGTCGCCTCACCTGACGAGAGAAGAGATCCTCGAACTCCTCCGCCAGGCGGTCGCCGCACATGGCAGCAACATTTCGCTTCAGCAGTTTCGCAGCACCACAGGTCTCAGCGAACGCATCATCGTCAGCCGGTTCGGACGCTGGTCAGAACTGCGAACCGCCGCCGGCCTGAAACCCTATGCGAAGGTGACGGCCCGTTATTCAGACCGCACCCTCCTCGCCGACCTGCACCGCATCGCGAAGAAACTCGGCCGACTCCCCAAACGGGTCGAGTACGAAAGCCAGGGCGGCAAATTCTCCGGCTTCACATTCCACAAACGCTTCGGCCCCTGGCCCTCCGTCCTCACCGCCTACAAAAAACGCTATCAACGCCCAACCCCCACCCGATAA
- the tsf gene encoding translation elongation factor Ts, translating into MAEITAAAVKALREKTDLPMMDCKKALTEAGGDEAKAIQILQEQVGKVIGKRATNATLEGRVFTKTAPDGSEAVAVEVLCESAPVAGSEALAALGNALTAQLLSGPGAESGEALLDQPNPNGTGKLRELYESVVNKIREKIVVNRIAKVKGPVGVYVHHDGKTAVLFAAEGTAKDAAVLRDVAMHVAAMKPTVATVEQADPAAVKAERERLAAEARATKKPENIIEKIVDGRMGVFYRDVAGVLTEQLFAKDDSKTVRQILAENGLKAKDFKLIVLGQS; encoded by the coding sequence ATGGCCGAAATCACCGCCGCAGCCGTCAAAGCGCTGCGTGAAAAAACCGATCTGCCGATGATGGATTGCAAAAAGGCCCTGACTGAAGCCGGCGGCGATGAAGCCAAGGCCATCCAGATTCTGCAGGAACAGGTGGGCAAGGTGATCGGCAAGCGGGCGACGAACGCCACGCTCGAAGGCCGCGTCTTCACCAAAACCGCACCTGACGGCAGCGAAGCAGTCGCCGTGGAAGTGCTGTGCGAATCAGCACCTGTGGCCGGCAGCGAAGCGCTCGCCGCCCTGGGCAATGCGCTCACAGCACAACTGCTGAGCGGTCCTGGCGCGGAATCTGGGGAAGCCCTGCTCGATCAGCCGAATCCGAACGGTACCGGCAAGCTCCGCGAGCTGTACGAATCGGTTGTGAACAAGATCCGTGAAAAGATCGTGGTCAATCGCATCGCCAAGGTCAAAGGACCTGTCGGCGTGTACGTGCATCACGACGGCAAGACCGCCGTGCTGTTCGCCGCTGAAGGAACCGCCAAGGACGCCGCCGTGCTGCGTGACGTCGCCATGCATGTGGCCGCCATGAAGCCGACCGTCGCTACCGTCGAACAGGCCGACCCCGCCGCCGTGAAGGCCGAACGGGAACGCCTGGCCGCCGAAGCCCGGGCGACCAAGAAGCCGGAAAACATCATCGAGAAGATCGTCGACGGCCGCATGGGGGTCTTCTACCGTGACGTCGCCGGCGTGCTGACCGAACAACTGTTCGCGAAAGACGACTCGAAGACCGTGCGTCAGATCCTCGCCGAAAACGGCCTGAAAGCGAAAGACTTCAAGCTGATTGTCCTCGGACAGAGCTAA
- a CDS encoding Rieske (2Fe-2S) protein, whose product MSEFVSIAKTGDIPEGEGRTYPVNGRVIAVFFADGKYSAIDDACPHMGASLSAGYVENGAVTCPWHAWRFSVENGAWLDSPKSKLRCGSYEVRVVGNEVQVHVPAG is encoded by the coding sequence ATGAGCGAATTCGTTTCGATTGCGAAAACTGGCGATATCCCTGAGGGGGAGGGGCGGACGTATCCTGTCAATGGGCGGGTGATTGCGGTGTTCTTTGCGGATGGGAAATACTCGGCCATTGATGACGCGTGCCCGCATATGGGGGCGTCGCTTTCGGCGGGGTATGTCGAGAACGGAGCGGTGACCTGTCCCTGGCATGCGTGGCGGTTCAGCGTCGAAAACGGCGCCTGGCTCGACAGCCCGAAATCGAAACTCCGCTGCGGCAGCTATGAAGTTCGCGTCGTGGGGAATGAAGTTCAGGTACATGTGCCGGCGGGGTGA